TAggactcaggctgcaatccagtatatacttacctggaaataagtcccattgaactcagaaaggcttacttctgagtagacatgcatagggttgcattaaGTATAAAGCTAATTTTCTCTGGATAAGGGCTGCTAAGTACGAGGAGCCAAAATCGGAACCAACCAACATGAAAATATGTGAAATCATCACCTTTTATTGTTCTTGTTGGTTTATTTTGCAGCCAAAATCCTACTGCAGATGAAATTCTGTCTTGGGCTCAAAATTTTGACAAGATGATGAAAACACCAGCTGGTAGGAATATTTTCAGAGAGTTTCTTCGAACAGAGTATAGTGAAGAGAACCTGCTTTTCTGGCTAGCGTGTGAAGACCTGAAGAACGAACAGAGTAAGGAAACTATTGAAGAAAAAGCAAGGCTTATATATGAagactacatttctatactttcaCCAAAAGAGGTAACGCTCTAAATTTTAAATTGGCATTAACAGCCATATAGCAGAGGTGGCTCATTTCGAGGGGTCCAGAGGCCACTTTCTACCCCTTATCCCCCAAGGACCACGTTTGCCGACACATTACAAAATTCAGtatcagcaacaacaatggcTGTTTGCCACCAGTTTTCAGTGGCAACGCTTCTGAGAGTTAGGTAAAAAAAGGCCCATGATGCTTTGCAGCTTCCCAGCTGCTATCCCCACTAGGAAAATAAGATATGAATAAGCAAGATCTATGATGTCAGCCGTGGCAGCAGACTACAGAAAGGTGTGGGGCTTCAGCCCTCCACATCCTTGTCAAGTCCACCATCCAGCTAAACTAATTGCTGGCCCTGGCCTTGCTCCTGGACAAGGAGTCAGGCTTAAAAGTTGTGTGTGGCTGCATAGCTCTTCTACAGTAAATGTTTTAACACGCTTAAAGAAGAGGTTTACCGAAGTTCATTGTTTGATGtgaatgggtgtttttttttagtggATATTGCCCTGGGTGTGATtcataaatatattaattaattgAAGCACAGCCAAGAGCCCATCTGAGCATACCTCAATGGGGAAGAAAGCATAAAACTAAAACATCTAATTTTAACATCCACTCCAACACCCGtaaagtggaattttaggatggacTTCAGCTGTAAGCCATTTGGGGAACCAATCTTAGCTGAGAAGAAGTGTatctaacaaataaatgaaaatctgAAATTGCTATAGCTGTGCTTCCACACAGGCAaaaacctcaatatttcaggcaaattaaataaatttgtattgttAATTTTGAGTTGCATTGATTTGAAAGAAGCACAGGAGGTTTCATATTTATTGTATGACCCATTTAAAATGTCAATAGGTTTATATCCTTCTTTATAGGCAAGGTCCCACTGAGTGCAGTgatacttactcccaagtaagtgtgcataagacagCAGTCTTTAAGTAATATAAATAGATTCATATACCTTTCTCAGGTAAGGGTTTAATCAAcatctcttcctcttctctttagGTTAGTTTAGACTCACGGGTGCGAGAAGTAATCAACAGAAATTTGTTGGATCCCAATCCTCACATGTACGAAGACGCTCAACTTCAGATCTACACCTTAATGCACAGAGACTCTTTCCCTAGGTTTTTGAACTCTCAAATTTATAAGTCTCTTATTGAAAGCACTACAGGCTCTACTTCTGAAACTTAGGTCTATTTGGGGGTTTGAAACCTTGCTTTAGCttttgggggatgggtgggggaaggacTATTAGGATGAAGACAGACGTAACATTTTTAGAGCAAGGGGGTCTGTTCGAGAAGCACCCTCACTGCATTCAGTCCAAGTCGTACCTTTCCTCTCCAGGGTCGAGCTCTGGAAAAAACAGTTCTGCCCTTTTGAAGTGGGAGCCGGCTGCGCACGGTGCTGATTTGCTGAGCCCGCCTCCCTGCCCCATGATGTCAACAAGGAACCTCTCCCAAAATAGCTAGAGCAATATTGCACTTTAAGAAAAGTTTCCGTTTTAAATGAATGAGGTGATGAATGAACAGAGAAGTGCATGAATGTTCATGCAGCacactattttaaaataaaaaatggcggacagcCAACCTGAAGCAGTGGAGTAAGGGAGAGAGGCAATACTGACCGCTGCAGTGGTGTACAGTTTGCTGGTATGCATGGCTGTCATTTCAGTTATGAGACTGAGAGGAAGCCAGGCTCACCCCATTGCTGAGGGGTGCGCTGTGAACTCTCTTTTtatattacatctgtcttcacctTAGTAGTTTAATAACATCTAGAACTGAGTTCCTGGAGAACTACAGTTTAGCTCTACTCAGGCTACTGTGaagaaaacaaatacacaaaatggtCTTTGTCTACATTTTACCAAGGTCGTTCATGCTTGAGtttggaagggggggaaagaagattTGCCAAATCACATTTGTTTCACAGAACTGCAGTTGAGATTGCAATGGCGTACTTGTCGTTTTATGAAGAATTTCCTTGTGTACCTTCACACTGCATGTGCAAAGCAAAACTGCTTCACTTACCACTTAGTTGTTGCAATATTTAATCCAGCAACATAAATTATATCTATATTTAAGAACATTTTGTGCAATATGGTCTTATGGTACACACAGAAATCATTGGAGCGAGACGGAAAGTAACatgcttttttttcttcaaaatacgCTAACACTGGCGGAAATTCACCCAAAGGTGTAGCAACAATATTCCAAGTGCTCTATGGAGAAAAATCCATGACTATGTAAGACAGACAACCTTTCTGTATAAGaaagagagtgagtgtgtgttatttatcatcatttatttaaaattcaaaGCAGGGGACTCCTCTGGTTGTTGACTGCCAAAATTGTGGCATTTTCGTTAAAGAGTTTGAaatgtc
This sequence is a window from Elgaria multicarinata webbii isolate HBS135686 ecotype San Diego chromosome 4, rElgMul1.1.pri, whole genome shotgun sequence. Protein-coding genes within it:
- the RGS17 gene encoding regulator of G-protein signaling 17 isoform X2; its protein translation is MRKRQQSQNEETSAVSQAPGNQRPNNTCCFCWCCCCSCSCLTVRNEDRGDNTGRSTHTTKMENIQVIEECQNPTADEILSWAQNFDKMMKTPAGRNIFREFLRTEYSEENLLFWLACEDLKNEQSKETIEEKARLIYEDYISILSPKEVSLDSRVREVINRNLLDPNPHMYEDAQLQIYTLMHRDSFPRFLNSQIYKSLIESTTGSTSET
- the RGS17 gene encoding regulator of G-protein signaling 17 isoform X1, encoding MRKRQQSQNEETSAVSQAPGNQRPNNTCCFCWCCCCSCSWNEDRGDNTGRSTHTTKMENIQVIEECQNPTADEILSWAQNFDKMMKTPAGRNIFREFLRTEYSEENLLFWLACEDLKNEQSKETIEEKARLIYEDYISILSPKEVSLDSRVREVINRNLLDPNPHMYEDAQLQIYTLMHRDSFPRFLNSQIYKSLIESTTGSTSET